Proteins encoded within one genomic window of Puniceicoccus vermicola:
- a CDS encoding IS3 family transposase has product SRQNYYKRRMERRGKEMETEAVVDWVNRERAVQPQLGGLKLHHRMKEQEVPFQLGRDRFFDLLREKDLLVKPEPSTPRTTQWKEYLPVFPNIVAERPAEAPEEVWLCDLTYIATDEGFQYLFLISDQFSRKIVGYHLSDTMETTDALEALRKACGSLTPGKKPRHHSDRGCQYCSHKYVNELHNRGISVSMTEVNHCYENSQAERLNGILKQEYGLGRKLPSKAMAAKMVEHAIECFNTIRPHRALEMNYPERVHRRPAPVTKWSGFRTWFTEKVQEMVYTFSCRFAILQSSAFEVRRSKFAISALPLQHPRRNGYRRSSTTRTAPRRNRLPTKPRGSD; this is encoded by the coding sequence GAGTCGCCAGAACTATTACAAAAGACGTATGGAGCGTCGAGGCAAGGAGATGGAGACCGAGGCCGTGGTGGACTGGGTCAATCGTGAACGTGCGGTGCAACCGCAGTTAGGAGGCTTAAAACTGCACCATCGGATGAAAGAACAAGAGGTTCCTTTCCAACTGGGCCGCGACCGGTTCTTTGACCTGTTGAGGGAGAAAGACTTACTGGTCAAGCCGGAGCCGAGCACACCGCGCACAACTCAGTGGAAAGAGTATCTTCCCGTATTCCCCAATATCGTGGCTGAACGTCCGGCCGAGGCTCCGGAGGAAGTGTGGCTTTGCGATCTAACATACATCGCAACCGACGAAGGCTTCCAGTATCTTTTTTTGATCAGCGACCAGTTCTCGCGAAAAATCGTTGGTTATCATCTCAGCGATACGATGGAGACAACGGACGCCCTTGAGGCGCTGCGTAAGGCTTGTGGCAGCCTGACTCCGGGCAAAAAACCACGGCACCACTCCGATAGAGGATGCCAATACTGCAGCCATAAGTATGTCAACGAACTGCACAACCGCGGTATCTCGGTGAGTATGACCGAAGTGAATCATTGCTACGAAAACTCACAGGCCGAACGGCTCAACGGCATACTTAAGCAGGAATACGGACTCGGGAGAAAACTCCCGTCAAAAGCGATGGCAGCAAAGATGGTAGAGCACGCTATCGAGTGCTTCAATACGATCCGTCCACACCGTGCTCTGGAAATGAACTACCCGGAGCGAGTCCATCGCCGCCCCGCCCCAGTTACAAAGTGGTCCGGGTTCAGGACATGGTTTACAGAAAAGGTTCAGGAGATGGTTTACACTTTCAGTTGCCGGTTCGCTATTCTCCAAAGTTCAGCGTTCGAAGTTCGACGTTCGAAGTTCGCTATCTCTGCCCTTCCCCTCCAACACCCCCGAAGAAACGGCTATCGCCGTTCCTCTACAACACGAACGGCTCCTCGCCGAAACCGCCTTCCAACAAAACCAAGAGGGAGCGACTAA
- a CDS encoding glycoside hydrolase family 130 protein — protein sequence MNKILLKRHPFKLLPSDKRVILRSFLPGRSELIKAIIERVDMLDDEEVESQLAVVRRDFGKRHYHIDAQLMRHYELVRRHIRNPGALSDPRKFLIGALFSGEYALESAALFNPSMVAHPNQDDAPEGGLRFIMSLRATGEGHISSIEFRAGTIEASGKISLDKVSRYVSPPEVIPDPTYHKPSFILKLGEMGLHHGFVIDALKELPEHFTLGELERNLTAMSRKPHARSHHFDRALEFIKWLADSNYDIQFSDQLAVSERIIFPVSLNEAKGIEDARFVRFTEDDGTVTYNATYTAYNGHNILPQFIRTKDFLHFSILTLNGDGVQNKGMALFPRRINGRYAMLSRQDDENLLIMFSHSPHHWSNPQVILRPEQPWECVKIGNCGSPIETEAGWLVVTHGVGPMREYSIGAVLLDLDDPTRVIGRLSKPLLSAEAGEREGYVPNVVYTCGAMLHGETLILPYAISDRATVIATTPLGPLLAALQAKA from the coding sequence ATGAATAAAATCTTGCTAAAGCGTCACCCATTCAAGCTGCTTCCCTCGGACAAGCGGGTCATTCTTCGATCGTTCCTTCCCGGGAGGAGCGAGTTGATCAAGGCGATCATCGAGCGAGTCGACATGCTTGATGATGAGGAAGTGGAGTCTCAGTTGGCCGTGGTGCGTCGTGATTTTGGGAAGCGGCATTATCACATCGATGCGCAATTGATGAGGCATTACGAATTGGTTCGTCGTCACATTCGCAATCCCGGCGCACTATCGGACCCGCGCAAATTTTTGATCGGGGCGCTTTTCTCCGGGGAATACGCGCTTGAGTCCGCGGCCCTCTTCAATCCGTCGATGGTCGCGCATCCGAATCAGGACGATGCTCCCGAGGGAGGCCTTCGCTTTATCATGAGTCTGCGGGCGACTGGGGAAGGGCACATCTCCTCGATTGAATTTCGTGCCGGGACGATCGAAGCATCGGGTAAGATCTCACTGGACAAAGTCTCCCGCTACGTCAGTCCACCGGAGGTGATCCCGGATCCCACCTATCATAAACCCAGCTTCATCTTGAAACTGGGGGAAATGGGGCTGCATCACGGCTTTGTCATCGATGCTTTGAAGGAGCTCCCGGAGCACTTTACTTTGGGCGAACTGGAGCGGAATCTGACCGCTATGAGTCGCAAGCCTCACGCGAGGTCCCATCACTTTGACAGGGCTCTCGAGTTCATCAAGTGGTTGGCCGATTCGAACTACGATATCCAATTCTCGGATCAATTGGCGGTCAGCGAACGCATCATCTTTCCGGTCTCATTGAACGAGGCCAAGGGGATTGAGGATGCCCGGTTCGTTCGATTCACGGAAGACGATGGCACGGTCACCTACAACGCGACTTACACCGCCTACAACGGGCATAACATCCTGCCTCAGTTCATTCGGACGAAGGACTTTCTCCATTTCAGCATTCTTACGCTGAACGGAGACGGTGTGCAGAACAAGGGCATGGCTCTCTTCCCCCGGCGTATTAACGGGCGCTATGCCATGCTTTCGAGGCAAGACGATGAGAACCTGCTCATCATGTTTTCCCATAGCCCCCACCATTGGAGTAATCCGCAAGTCATCCTCCGACCGGAACAGCCTTGGGAATGTGTTAAAATCGGCAACTGCGGTTCCCCGATCGAAACCGAAGCCGGCTGGCTCGTGGTCACTCACGGTGTTGGGCCAATGCGCGAATACAGTATCGGTGCCGTCCTCCTCGACCTGGACGATCCGACTCGGGTGATCGGACGCTTGAGCAAGCCACTGCTTTCCGCCGAAGCCGGGGAGCGCGAGGGCTATGTTCCCAATGTCGTATACACCTGCGGTGCGATGCTTCACGGCGAAACTCTGATACTGCCCTACGCCATCAGTGATCGGGCTACGGTGATCGCGACAACACCGTTAGGACCGCTCCTCGCCGCTCTGCAGGCCAAAGCTTAG
- a CDS encoding glycosyltransferase family 4 protein — MSALEYPKGIAFLGNFVPRLCGISTFTRDLYESIHAEAPGADCYVAAVTDTPEGYDYPEAVRLQFQEKDLRSYRRIADVLNFKNADVLCVQHEFGIYGGPAGSYLIMLLKEVRMPIVTTLHTILENPTKEQSSVMKSLTSLSDRLVVMSRKGREILHSVYGVEESKIDVIPHGIPDVDFKPVDFYKDRLGISDRKVLLTFGLIGPGKGIEHVIEALPAVIKRHPEVVYVILGATHPKLIERDGERYRLGLIALADRNEVQKHVIFHNRYVSAEELQEFIGAADIYVTPYLDKSQITSGTLAYAFGSGKVVVSTPYWHAEELLADGQGALVPFHDSAAMAASICGLLDDPLHMQSMQEKAYAVGRGMIWPSVGRQYLDTFAHACADRRAAPRTAVAGWTLENRPRLLPSRQFKHVARMSDGTGIFQHAIFSVPNFHEGYCVDDNARAFILCVLMAEKEAASSEPNVDRLTSVYLAFLAASLDYDTGRFRNFMSFQREWLEHAGSEDSHGRSLWATGVGAARAANQHRQRLSARLFEAGLPVVESFTSPRAWAFAMIGVDEFLQYDSGNQEAVAMERDLTDRLKVLWRAHATESWPWFERSLTYENARICQAMILSAQRNDDAEALDIGLKSLAWLASVQTTREGCFRPIGSNGFYSEEGVRADFDQQPVEAQAMIAACQVAYRATQDTRWLTEAKRAFEWFLGRNDLGLPLYDFSSGGCGDGLHSDRVNENQGAESTLAFHLSLTDMNDAELEMTPAAT, encoded by the coding sequence TTGAGCGCCCTGGAGTATCCGAAGGGCATTGCGTTTCTCGGAAATTTCGTGCCGCGGTTGTGCGGTATCTCTACCTTTACTCGCGATCTCTATGAGAGTATCCATGCCGAGGCCCCAGGGGCGGATTGTTACGTGGCTGCGGTTACGGATACGCCGGAGGGATATGACTATCCGGAGGCGGTGCGTTTGCAGTTTCAGGAGAAGGATTTGCGATCCTACCGTCGGATCGCCGATGTTCTGAATTTTAAGAATGCTGACGTGCTCTGCGTGCAGCATGAGTTCGGTATTTATGGCGGTCCAGCTGGTAGTTATTTGATTATGCTGCTGAAAGAGGTGCGTATGCCTATCGTTACGACGCTCCATACTATCCTCGAAAATCCCACCAAGGAGCAGAGTTCGGTGATGAAATCGCTCACGAGTTTGAGTGATCGTCTGGTCGTCATGAGTCGGAAGGGGAGGGAGATTCTTCACTCGGTCTATGGGGTGGAGGAGTCGAAGATCGACGTCATCCCGCATGGCATCCCGGATGTGGATTTTAAACCCGTTGATTTCTATAAAGACCGGCTCGGCATCAGCGACCGCAAGGTCTTGCTCACTTTCGGATTGATCGGTCCGGGAAAGGGAATCGAGCATGTGATCGAGGCGCTCCCGGCGGTCATCAAACGTCATCCGGAAGTGGTGTATGTGATCCTTGGGGCTACCCACCCGAAATTGATCGAGAGAGATGGCGAGCGCTACCGCCTCGGACTGATTGCCCTGGCGGATCGGAACGAGGTGCAGAAGCATGTGATTTTTCACAATCGCTATGTCTCGGCCGAGGAGTTGCAGGAGTTTATCGGTGCGGCCGATATCTATGTGACTCCCTACCTGGATAAGTCACAAATTACTTCCGGAACCTTGGCCTATGCTTTTGGTTCAGGGAAGGTCGTTGTTTCGACGCCCTATTGGCATGCCGAAGAATTGCTGGCTGACGGACAGGGAGCGCTGGTGCCTTTTCACGACTCTGCCGCCATGGCAGCCTCGATCTGTGGTTTGTTGGATGATCCCTTGCACATGCAGTCGATGCAGGAGAAGGCCTACGCAGTCGGGCGAGGCATGATCTGGCCCTCAGTGGGGAGACAGTATTTGGATACATTCGCCCACGCTTGTGCGGATCGGCGGGCCGCCCCACGCACGGCGGTTGCCGGGTGGACGCTCGAAAATCGGCCGCGGCTCCTTCCTAGTCGCCAATTCAAGCACGTCGCCCGCATGAGTGATGGCACTGGTATCTTTCAGCACGCCATCTTTAGTGTCCCCAACTTTCATGAGGGTTACTGTGTGGATGATAATGCACGGGCTTTCATTCTCTGTGTTCTGATGGCCGAAAAAGAAGCAGCGTCGAGCGAGCCGAACGTGGATCGTTTGACCTCGGTCTATCTCGCCTTTCTCGCCGCATCCCTCGATTACGATACGGGACGCTTCCGCAATTTTATGAGTTTTCAGCGCGAGTGGCTGGAGCATGCTGGCAGCGAGGATAGTCACGGTCGCAGCCTCTGGGCTACGGGCGTAGGTGCGGCCCGAGCCGCTAACCAACATCGGCAACGGCTTTCTGCGAGGCTCTTCGAAGCAGGTCTACCGGTGGTTGAATCGTTTACCTCTCCGCGCGCCTGGGCTTTTGCGATGATTGGGGTGGATGAGTTTCTCCAATACGATTCCGGCAATCAGGAGGCTGTTGCGATGGAGCGTGATTTGACCGATCGACTCAAGGTCCTTTGGCGGGCGCATGCGACAGAGAGTTGGCCTTGGTTTGAGAGGAGTCTGACCTATGAGAATGCCCGTATTTGCCAAGCCATGATTTTGAGCGCTCAGCGCAACGATGACGCCGAGGCATTGGATATCGGATTGAAGTCGCTCGCTTGGCTGGCCTCGGTCCAGACCACCCGGGAGGGGTGTTTTCGTCCGATTGGGAGTAACGGATTCTATTCAGAAGAGGGGGTCCGAGCGGATTTCGATCAGCAACCGGTCGAAGCCCAGGCGATGATTGCCGCGTGCCAAGTGGCTTATCGTGCAACGCAGGATACGCGTTGGCTGACTGAGGCGAAGCGTGCCTTTGAATGGTTCCTCGGGCGCAATGATCTGGGCCTGCCTCTCTATGATTTTTCCTCCGGTGGCTGTGGGGATGGGCTTCATTCCGATCGGGTTAATGAGAACCAGGGCGCGGAGTCGACGCTGGCCTTTCACCTCTCCCTCACCGACATGAATGATGCCGAGCTCGAAATGACGCCCGCCGCCACGTGA
- a CDS encoding IS3 family transposase → MKTKSAIRYSESFKLRVVRELEDGRFETITQARRHYGISGTRTIHGWLKEFGKKGMLPKIVRVETPEEQIELKRLRERVKQLEKAVADQFIAGEVEKSFLEIACERAGYKDVEEFKKKSRWESARRSVERNEGVRGIVSRCCRYLGMSRQNYYKRRRERRGKEMEAEAVVDWVNRERAVQPQLGGLKLHHRMKEQEVPFQLGRDRFFDLLREKDLLVKPEPSTPRTTQWKDYLPVFPNIVAERPAEAPEEVWLCDLTYIATDEGFQYLFLISDQFSRKIVGHYLSDTMETRDALEALRKACRGLTPGKKPRHHSDRGCQYCSHIYVNELRSRGISVSMTEVNHCYENSQAERLNGILKQEYGLLQYDPSTPCSGNELPGASPSPRRPHGGECLPQLILLQRKQ, encoded by the coding sequence ATGAAAACAAAAAGTGCGATACGCTACAGCGAAAGCTTCAAGTTGCGAGTGGTCCGGGAATTAGAGGATGGTCGTTTTGAGACGATCACGCAGGCCCGTCGTCACTACGGGATATCCGGAACACGGACGATCCATGGCTGGCTGAAAGAGTTTGGAAAGAAGGGGATGCTGCCCAAGATAGTTCGTGTGGAAACGCCAGAAGAACAGATAGAACTCAAGCGTCTGCGTGAGCGGGTGAAGCAATTGGAGAAGGCGGTGGCCGATCAGTTTATCGCCGGTGAAGTGGAGAAGTCATTCCTGGAGATAGCCTGTGAGCGAGCGGGGTATAAGGACGTGGAGGAGTTTAAAAAAAAAAGCCGGTGGGAATCGGCCCGAAGGAGCGTCGAACGCAACGAAGGGGTCCGGGGTATCGTGAGCCGTTGTTGCCGCTATCTGGGGATGAGTCGCCAGAATTATTACAAGAGACGTAGGGAGCGCCGGGGCAAGGAGATGGAGGCCGAGGCCGTGGTGGACTGGGTCAATCGTGAACGTGCGGTGCAACCGCAGTTAGGTGGCTTAAAGCTGCACCATCGGATGAAAGAGCAGGAGGTTCCTTTTCAACTCGGCCGCGACCGGTTCTTCGACCTGTTGAGGGAGAAGGACTTACTGGTAAAGCCGGAGCCGAGCACTCCGCGCACAACTCAGTGGAAAGACTATCTTCCCGTATTCCCGAACATCGTGGCTGAACGTCCGGCCGAAGCTCCGGAGGAAGTGTGGCTTTGCGATCTGACATACATCGCAACCGACGAAGGCTTCCAGTATCTGTTCCTGATCAGCGACCAGTTCTCGCGAAAAATCGTTGGCCATTATCTCAGCGATACGATGGAGACCCGGGACGCCCTTGAGGCACTGCGTAAGGCTTGTCGCGGCCTCACCCCGGGCAAGAAACCGCGGCACCACTCCGATCGAGGATGCCAATATTGCAGCCATATCTACGTCAACGAACTGCGCAGCCGCGGTATCTCGGTGAGTATGACCGAAGTGAATCATTGCTACGAAAACTCACAGGCCGAACGGCTCAACGGCATACTTAAGCAGGAATACGGACTGCTTCAATACGATCCGTCCACACCGTGCTCTGGAAATGAACTACCCGGAGCGAGTCCATCGCCGCGCCGCCCCCATGGGGGCGAATGTCTCCCTCAATTAATCCTCTTACAACGCAAACAATAA
- a CDS encoding Fic family protein → MKNYNSGTWQKRLGFKSFHPSRINRPWAIDDSRVLESLSRADRQLGRLDMFSEYVPNLDLFVHMHVIKEATESSRIEDTHTEIEEAILPEEEIQEERRDDWREVKNYIRGMNTAIERLKTLPFSNRLLCEAHATLMEGVRGEHKTPGEFRRSQNWIGGSNPGNARFVPPPAEDVSDLMGDLESFAHNEDLHLPPLFRVALMHYQFETIHPFLDGNGRIGRLMVPLYLVAQDILKAPVLYLSDYLERNREEYYERLTRVRERNVIGEWLVFFLDGLAETAANGVKTFNEILRFKSQWEKEIAAWKPQAQSGLILLEFLFGQVWVNAKMVASATGVSQPTAYKLIERFVQCGLLVEMTGAKRDRIFLFDAYLKLYRRED, encoded by the coding sequence ATGAAAAACTATAATTCAGGAACTTGGCAGAAACGGCTAGGGTTCAAGAGCTTCCATCCTTCGAGAATCAACCGCCCATGGGCAATTGACGACTCCCGGGTACTTGAATCGCTTAGCCGAGCCGATCGCCAACTCGGTCGGCTGGACATGTTTTCCGAATATGTTCCAAATTTGGATCTTTTCGTCCATATGCATGTCATCAAGGAGGCCACCGAGTCCAGCCGCATTGAAGATACACATACCGAAATAGAGGAAGCCATTCTCCCCGAGGAGGAAATTCAAGAAGAACGCCGAGACGATTGGCGAGAAGTGAAAAACTACATTCGTGGTATGAATACCGCGATCGAACGCTTGAAGACTCTGCCCTTTTCCAACCGCCTTCTGTGCGAGGCTCACGCTACTCTCATGGAAGGCGTTCGTGGAGAACACAAAACGCCCGGAGAATTTCGCCGCAGTCAAAATTGGATCGGTGGTTCCAACCCAGGCAACGCTCGCTTCGTGCCTCCTCCGGCAGAAGATGTCTCCGACCTGATGGGCGACCTCGAGAGCTTTGCCCACAACGAAGACCTCCACCTTCCTCCCTTGTTTCGGGTCGCGTTGATGCACTACCAGTTCGAGACCATCCATCCCTTTCTTGACGGGAACGGACGAATCGGGCGCCTCATGGTCCCACTCTACCTAGTCGCACAAGATATTCTAAAGGCTCCCGTCCTCTATCTATCCGACTACCTCGAACGAAATCGCGAAGAATATTACGAAAGGCTGACCCGCGTGCGGGAACGGAATGTCATCGGGGAGTGGCTGGTCTTCTTCCTCGACGGACTGGCCGAAACTGCTGCTAACGGCGTGAAAACCTTTAATGAGATCCTCCGTTTCAAATCTCAGTGGGAGAAGGAGATCGCTGCTTGGAAACCACAGGCTCAGTCTGGACTTATCCTCCTTGAGTTCCTATTCGGCCAAGTATGGGTCAACGCCAAAATGGTCGCCAGCGCGACTGGCGTCTCTCAGCCGACTGCCTACAAACTAATCGAGCGCTTCGTCCAGTGCGGCTTGCTGGTAGAAATGACCGGAGCTAAAAGAGACCGCATCTTCCTCTTCGACGCCTACCTAAAACTCTACCGGCGCGAGGATTGA
- a CDS encoding ATP-binding protein, with amino-acid sequence MQLTSVTISNFRGYHAPTKIAVDDMTMIVGRNDSGKSSIFDALDIFFGNSKLDADDRNKASGEDSEISIICTFKRLPVHVDLDGGHPTTLQKEHLLNSDGELEIKKVYKGKTPALKQIYAVAEHPEHESVRELLALKRTQLRQLAGDLGVDLTDVNEAINSELRAAIRSSVQPLTTRRTEVPLDKEDAKAIWQKVEPLFPVFALFRSDRDSKDGDDEAQDPLKAAVELAIKDKTSELDTVFDYVQSEVQKIADATLKKLREMDPTLANELKPRFDKPAWHKLFKASITGDSEIPINKRGSGVRRLILLNFFRAKAARLIEERKAPSAIYAVEEPETSQHPHNQRILLRALEELLQAEQCQVMLTTHTPILARVVELPKIRYVKADLAGGRMVEGVNEQNWQVLASDLGVLPETMVKLFVCVEGKHDIPFLLNLCDALRADGMALPDLRRLEIDGYLIFAPLGGANLVLWSNRLGNLLKPEFHLYDRDNQPPADPKYKDAIDAITARAAAGEPVFATATGKREMENYVHIDAINAALTAQGFLTARTTNYADFDDVPNLMRSELNAISPPHAQWNEGGVKAFIANAAVKEMNQARLSAIDPDGHVAAWFTKIEELMQ; translated from the coding sequence ATGCAGCTCACCAGTGTCACCATTTCCAATTTCCGAGGATACCACGCTCCTACAAAAATTGCCGTCGATGACATGACGATGATCGTCGGGCGAAACGACTCCGGTAAATCTTCAATCTTTGACGCTCTGGACATCTTTTTCGGCAACTCGAAACTCGACGCCGATGATCGCAACAAGGCAAGCGGAGAGGATTCCGAAATCTCGATCATTTGCACGTTCAAGCGCCTTCCGGTTCATGTGGATCTCGATGGAGGCCACCCGACGACTCTCCAAAAGGAGCACCTATTGAACAGCGACGGCGAACTTGAGATCAAGAAAGTCTATAAAGGAAAGACCCCGGCTCTTAAGCAGATCTATGCAGTTGCCGAGCATCCTGAGCACGAATCAGTTCGAGAACTCCTAGCCCTGAAACGCACCCAACTTCGGCAGCTAGCCGGCGATCTAGGCGTTGATTTGACTGATGTGAACGAGGCAATCAACTCAGAGCTTCGTGCTGCGATTCGAAGCTCTGTTCAGCCTCTTACCACAAGGAGAACGGAGGTTCCCCTCGACAAAGAAGACGCAAAAGCGATCTGGCAAAAGGTCGAGCCATTATTTCCCGTGTTCGCACTGTTTCGATCAGATCGTGACAGCAAGGACGGCGACGACGAGGCGCAAGATCCGCTCAAGGCAGCCGTTGAATTGGCCATTAAGGATAAGACTTCCGAACTCGACACCGTCTTCGACTACGTCCAATCGGAGGTTCAGAAGATTGCCGACGCAACCCTTAAGAAGCTGAGAGAGATGGACCCTACGTTGGCCAACGAGCTTAAGCCACGATTCGATAAACCTGCTTGGCACAAACTCTTCAAAGCGAGCATTACTGGAGATTCAGAGATTCCGATCAATAAGCGAGGCAGCGGTGTTCGACGCTTGATTCTCCTAAACTTCTTTCGGGCAAAAGCTGCGAGACTTATAGAGGAGAGAAAGGCGCCCAGCGCGATTTACGCGGTTGAAGAACCGGAAACCAGCCAGCATCCACACAACCAACGCATCCTACTCCGCGCGTTGGAGGAACTCCTTCAAGCCGAACAGTGTCAGGTTATGCTCACAACGCACACACCAATTTTGGCCCGCGTTGTTGAACTCCCAAAGATCCGGTATGTGAAGGCAGATTTGGCAGGCGGGCGAATGGTTGAAGGGGTAAATGAGCAAAACTGGCAGGTGCTCGCGTCAGACCTCGGAGTACTTCCAGAAACCATGGTGAAGCTCTTTGTCTGTGTTGAGGGCAAGCACGACATACCTTTTCTCCTGAATTTGTGCGATGCGCTTCGAGCCGATGGAATGGCTCTCCCTGACCTCCGGAGACTGGAGATTGACGGATACTTGATCTTCGCGCCGCTAGGTGGTGCAAATCTGGTCCTCTGGAGTAACCGGCTTGGCAACCTGCTCAAACCGGAATTTCACCTCTATGATCGTGACAACCAACCGCCTGCTGATCCGAAATATAAGGACGCAATTGATGCAATAACGGCACGAGCGGCGGCTGGCGAACCGGTGTTCGCAACAGCAACAGGCAAGCGTGAGATGGAGAACTATGTCCACATCGATGCCATCAATGCAGCGTTAACGGCCCAAGGGTTTCTCACAGCAAGGACCACGAATTATGCGGACTTCGACGATGTCCCCAATCTGATGAGATCCGAGCTAAACGCAATTTCTCCCCCGCACGCTCAATGGAACGAGGGCGGCGTCAAAGCATTCATCGCCAATGCCGCGGTCAAAGAAATGAACCAAGCGAGGCTCTCGGCGATCGATCCGGATGGGCATGTCGCAGCATGGTTCACAAAGATCGAGGAACTGATGCAATGA